TGTGCCAATATTAATGACCAGCCAACACAACATAAGATACTTATCTCCGAGATCAcccaacacacacaaaaaaactaaaaaacttGAAGAAATTAGTGCCCCCTCCACTTTTATCCGGGCTTGGGACCGGCACTGGCAGGCACCCCTATCCCCAAATATAACACCCCAACACGTCGagtgaaataaaataagtaGGAGCACCCATGATTGCATTATGAAGTTAGTGAGCAAAAAATAGATCGAGTTAGCTATCCATAGCCCATCTAAGCATCTAACACATCAAGCAAAACGTTAAGGAAACAACTATCTTCATAAATCAAATACCAGTAATTCGCTAGAAGCAACCTATGCAGAAGGAGCTGACTATACCAACGAAAATAAACATGCAAATGCAGTTGTAACTATCACACTAAAATAGACTATCAATGCAAATGCGCATAGGAAAATAGGCTAACTACCACTAGGTTCAGGTAATTCTATCACTAGTATGCTAGTTTGCCAAACAGGTAAATAACTAAGTTCAACACCTCAGGATAACTGGAACATTCTTTTAGGTGAAGAGCAACtagtaacaaaattaatcatgcCAATAAATTTAGCAAAAAACAATTTTTGGGAATGGAATCATCTTATCATCATCGATTAACCGATCTTCTTAAATTCTAAACATCAACAAGTGGAACTCCATACCGTAACATGACAAAGACAATCGGCAAAAGGCTCATGCTAAACTATGATCACACAACACAACTGAAATCATCCTCTGTATTTTCTTTGCAGGATATACATGAAATACAAATTCAGCACAAGTGCGTTTTCAGAATTTAGGACATTCAACATGGTTAATACTCCCAACACATGATTTAGAATATTCGACATGGTTAATACCCAACGACTCAATTATATTAGTGTAATATGCAAAGCAACAAAATTTAGATTAATCATGGCGACGTTACATATTGTAAAATAAATGCTCGGATTAGATTCCCTAACAGAAGGTATAGCCCCCCACACAAAAGAGCATTATAAGAACAAGTCATcatattaataatatttaatttaattacatGTGCATCATCCTCTTAAAGATTATATTAAACTGCGTTTGAATGGAtaagccaaaaatatttttagctatagAGTCAGAACTGTGTGTactatatttaatttaattccATATCCATCACCCTGTTAAGTCTTTATTACTATTAAGTATATCAATACTAAATCAGACTGTAGTGCATCAAAGAAAATAGAGGAAGAGAACACGATAGAAATCAGAAGAAACTTGGTCAGTGATCAAGTCATAATCAAAAGTATTAAGTGCACATCACATTGCCAAAAACATTTTGAAGACAACTTCTGATATGTACTTTATGCACTTTCAATGTGTTGTAGAAGATTCAAAATTCAGAGTACAAAAATTGAGTCTTCGCATAATATTAGGAGGTAAATCAATGCATAACCACAAAGAATGGGCAAGGACACACGAAATATGATTAAACAAACTTCTTGCATGAgctggtaaaaagaaaaaagtcaacCCAATTAACTGCCTTCTCTATAAAAATCAAAGGCATCAAAGCTTTCAAAGTTTCAATAGCAAATACAAAATGGTTTACTAGCTCGGCAATGTCCATAAAAAAACATACAAGCACTATATTCATTTGACCTCGTATCTCATGAATTACTGGACATAGACACAAGTATTCGCAACACAACATATGTTGACATCAAACGAATAAACATCAGAAAATCAATCATAGAAGATAGATATGATACTACTAGCCTTTGGAACAAGatagaaaacaaacaaattaggAAGTAATAATTAGCAACAAGAAATGAAATGTTAATCACGCAAACAAATTTGTAAAAACCAATTTTGGGCAAAGGAAACATTCAACAACTGGAACTTCATACTGTAACATGTAAAATATGTTCTCACACAACTTAAATCATCTAGTGCAAGTTGATTTCAGAATTTAGGACATTCAACATGGTTAATACTCGCAGCACGTAATTTACTACATTACATCAAACTCGCTTTAATAGGGTTAACGGCAATGGCATAGAAACGAATGTAAAATTCCATCAAATGGCAAATACAgaatagaaaattttcaatggcatataaagAAGAGTGGCAAATAAGGAAAAAATTGCTCGAAGGGATACTAGGGAGGTATATCGATCTCATTCCCCCTCCTAGTTAAATTGGTTTGTGATAATCAATCAAATTCTCACAAATTAAAGTTGATAtcaaagtacttcctccgtttcatattataagactttctagcattacccacattcatatatatgtcagtgaatctatatatatatatgtctagattcattgacatctatataaatatgggcaatgctagaaagtcttataatatgaaacggagggagtacctgttTTGGATAATAGAAAAAGAGTTAATTATTATAACACCAGCAGTAATTGGCATTTTAGTATTCTCTACCATCTGGAGTACATTGAACCACTTAAAAGATACTATATTAGATTTGGAATTCAACAAGTTGAAGGTTTCACTGTATTTACATATAAGAAGAATGGATCCATGTTACATATCAGTAGAGAAACGCCtagggtcttccggctagctccacaaggtgatGGGCTAGCCGGcttgggttcgaagcctcacctcttctatttatttgatattaggtccttccctaatattcatgtttttttatgTTGCATACCAGTACATGACACAACAGACTTATGACAGAAAATGAGCCAGAGTAACTGACTCAAATTAATGTGCTGGTAATAGGCAGCGAACAATAAGCAAATCCAATTCAAGATACCGACCGGTACTCAATGAGATGAAAGGATTTGATTTGATATGGTTCAGGGAGATGGAGaggtggcgaggaggaagacatGGATGGCATGCATAAGACCAGAGGCATCGGGAGATCGGCAGCTAGGAGGGACGTACTTGGCCGCGTGTTCCATGGTATACTCGCCGATCTCAGCTGCCTCGCCACCGCAGCGCAGCCACATGGCCTCAGTGTAGCTCGTGTGTGCGAAATAGGCCTCCGCCTCCACTACCTCTCCTGATCCTCCCTCAACTACCACGGTCACTTTGCGCCGCTCATACACACCCAGGTGGGTGCCCTGCAGATGCAATTCCGCTCCATCCAAATCATGCATCTAGCCATCTAGGTGAATAGGTGATCGAGGACTGATCAGGAATATATGTACGTACCTCGAGGGCATCGAGGTCAACTAGGGCGCGGGGGGACACGGCATAGAGCTCGCCGGAGACGAGATGGCTGCCGGAGGATGAACTTGGCCTGGGGAGGAGGAACGGAACAGAGTAGGGCCCCACAACAAGCGAGGCcggggtggcggtggaggcagtGCCAACCAAGGGGGaaccggaggcggcgaggagaggatgGTTGGGGAAACCACGCTTCAGGGTGCCATACACGAACaccattgtcgccgcctccacTCCTCCCCCTCCATTGCTCAATTTCTGCTCCACTGGAGTTTGGACGCTCCTCATCTTTACTCACCTGTTCATTATTATAACTAGTGTTATTATTATTTCAAGTAGATAGGTGTCCCGCGCAATTGCATGGCTAACACCCacataaaattatctatttttttaaacacaTAATTTAGTACATTCTAACACATACGACTCAAACATTAGTGCAGACACACCTTATTATGCAAAGCAACAGAATTTGAATTGAGCATACTAGCAACATTATTAACACAGTAAAAAAATGGTTAGGATTAGATTTCCCTAAATAAATGTTACTAGGTCATGTACACAAACTGACAGAACGTACAGGCCAACACACACAAAAGGGTAAGCACTAAAAGAACaagttatcattttttttaataatatttaatttaactGCATGTTCATCATCCTGTTAAAGATCATATCAACCCGTGGTGGGAAGGATAGGTTAAAATAATAGCTATATAGATTCAGGAGTCAATATTATGTGCactatatttaattaattccaTATCCATCATACTGTTAAAGTAACTATAAAGACTACTAAAACTGTACCGCATCAAATGAAACAGCTAATGAGGAAACACGATGAAATCAGAAGAAACTTGGTCAGGGAAGAACTCATAATCAAAATGACATCATATAAGCACTTTAGGAGTATATCACACTTACACCATTTTGAAGACATCTTCTAATATGTACTTTATGCACTTAAAACATGTTGTATAGATTCAAAATTCAGAGTAAAATTTAAGTCACTACACGGATGTAAATCAACGAATAACCAAAAAGCATTGGCACATGCGAtataattaaacaaaattcTTGCAGGAGCAGAACTgctgaagtaaaaaaaaaattctaattcaACCAAATTAACAGCCTTATTTATAAAAATGCAAAAAGTCAAAAAGCATCAAAGCTTTCAATAGCAACACAAAATGGCAATTACTAGCTCAGTAATGCCcataaaacacacacacagtACTATTATTTATTTGAACTTGTATCTCATGCATTACTAGACATAGACACAAGTATTCACACAGTAATCGCAGCATTATATATTGACATCAAACGAATATCGAAAAGCAACCATAGAACATTGATATGATATTTCTAGCATTTGGAACAATATGCAGATGGAAAACAAACAATATGGGAATTAATAATTAGCAAGAAGAAATGAAATATTAAGGTGTTAGCTGGATATATGACATATTTAGTAAACAGAGAGCATCAATTTTAAACcataaaataaaactatttgcCTAGAATAAATTAATGCCACAAAAACTAAAGCACCTACACATTCAGCCAAAAAGGGATTACTTAAAACCACCAGATAATGTATGAAGAGATTTAAGGTTGGTTCAAATTAAAACCATGCACACAAAGTTGATGCACAAATAAAACTGCTGGTGGACAATCAATGCTCTAGCTTATTTCACACAAGAGTGGCAAATCCTTTAGAACCACTCCTaatagtggcaaatagttaattattcccaCTACCTCACAACagtcaaaagtcaaaacattcTCATTGGCAAGCAATAATATGCTCTTGTTTAAGGTCCTTTCTTGGCAAATCTTAATTGGGGACACTATGCTGAATaagaaataataaattaataattataaagaaAGAAATGTACCAGACAAACTATAAGAAGAAACAAGTCAGCGATAATGTACGATATACTTCGGAATATATTGTCCGAGTGATTAGCAACTAAGTTCAAGAGATTCACCTCAATTCAAAAGCATATAATTTAGGACAATTCCTACTAAGTTCAAGAGATATCTCAACACTGTAAACTACAGTTATCTACCAAGTTAGTAGAAGATGAATAACTTTTAAAACTGTGGATGCAGCAAGACGATCTAAAATATTCCTGGAAATATCCTAGTTCCTGAATGGGGTGGTACATTCAACACACACAAAATGAAAGCAAGAGAGAACAATGCCACAAGAGCCATAGAGTTTCGTTCTATTGTTCCATAGAGATCAAGGTAATATAAGTTAATCAACCTCAGGATTATCAAAACAAATTACCATGTTACAACTATTATACAGACTAACGTCTATATCATTTGATAATTACAATTTGTAACATCAGAAGGAATCTTGAACACAAAAATTACAAGATGACACCAAACCAACATATATTGAAATGAACCCAGAGCCGAGCTAGTTATGGAACAGGACAAGCCCAAATGTAAAGTATACTACTGGAGATGCAAACTGGACCAAGTAGAAAGCAAATACTGCTACTGAGAACAACTCCATAGTTCATAAAGCAATTGTTTCTACTCGGAAGAACCTTCAAACAGATGGCTTTATAATGTTGAGGTCCATAAATTGTTCTTGAAACAAATCTTCAAATTAATTTCACCAGAAGTAGTCAAAATATTTCAGAATCACCTTCACAACCTTGTAATATTGTTTGAAAGAAGTAACTGCCAAAGGAATCATCTACCACAGAAACTTTAGGATGTGCCTTTTTAGTTAGTACTACATAACCACCTTCATAACAAGTTAACAACCGACTGATATAGCTTTGCTCTAAACAAGTTAACATCAAAATTCTCTGAGAACTATGGCCATGTAAATGTTCTGACAAGACAATTTAACCATAAAAGCGCAGCAGGATGGACTTAATAACCACAGAGTTCCAAGCAGACAAATTGCCTCCAAATAACATCAATCACTTGTTATATTTGACCAAAAAACATAGCAGCAGTCTTGAATGGAATGGAGAAACCATCTTATACACCAATGAGTCAATGACTATTCCTAATAGTGACCAATCCATACCACAAGCTTCAATTTCTCTGGTTTAAATGTTCGTATTACAGATAAAATGTTCTTGGATAGTCGCTTGTAATGGAAGCAAACAAACTGCACAATATTGACATattgaaatttcaaaaattgcAATTAACCATAGCCCTAAACCAGAGCATCAAGGTTCCTAAAACTAACACTAGTAAACAGGAAAATCACGAGATCTGTACCTCAAACTGAGCAGGTCAAGCAGCAAGTAATCTTTAGTTCCTGTACTAGGACAAATTAATCCACAGTGAAGGCAGTCAAAAAGAGCTCCTTAAATCCTCGTGAAAGAAATCCTGAAGTTAAACTTTAACTAAGAACTGACACAGAAGAATCATTCCAACGCCCTAGTTTAACTTAAACTTTAGCACATATTGCCAATTTTTAAATTCCAAAAAGCAATACATGACGCCGTTTAGAATTTCGATAACACTCAACCATCTTCAAATAATCTTTAGTCTTGTCGTTATTAAGCAAATTAACATCAGTTTAGTCTTGTCGGAATTGAACAAATTAACATCGGTGATTTGAAAGCTCTGAGCAGACCCAAGAAAACCACCTCCCATCATGTTTAAATGTTCTGATATGACTTACCTTCCCATAAAATTACCAGACCTGAAGGAAAAACCGCAGAGCACAGAATTGCAAGCAACCGAATTGTCACTAACTACAAGCATCACAACCTTGAAATGAACAGAAGTATAATCTTAGCCCAGTGAGCAATCCTAACCATGACAATTTCAGAGCACAAACTTCATTTTATCTAGGCTTGATCATACCCAAAATATCCACGGTACAGCTTAATTGAGCTGACAATCCATCTCACCGAACAGAAACTGAAGCAAACCAACCGACCTCGCAATCTTAAATAGCAAATCACAATTAGCCATAAACCAATCGAAAGAAGGGCCGTTCAGAGAACTAACGCAACAGCAAGAGACGAATCGCCCAAACTAGACCCCCAAACCGAACGGATCAAGCAGTCGCCTAAACTAGAAACCGGACCGAACCGATCAAAGCACCACCTGATGATCAATCAACAAAAGGGCAGCGAACGAGGTGAGATCGAAACCGATGGATTCCTTTACCTACCGACTTACCAGCCCACCCGCGGCGGtggggggaaaggggaagaATAAAAGCCATCGAGCAATCCACAGCGACGAGAGGCAAAGGGGAACGGGGCAACGGGCTTgcggagaagagaggagagccAACCGAGGAGGAAGAGTCGGGCGGCGCTGGTGGtggcgaggggcggcgccggtggagcgAGTGAAGCCTTCGGCTCCTTCGGCTGCGTGCTCAGCGAGGAGAGCGCCGCGACGCTCTGGGGAAGACGGCTGCACGGAtggcggggagaggcggcggcgcgtctggccggcggtggcggatggtgaggggagacggcggcgcggatggcggggagagacggcggcgcggatggcggggagagacggcggcgcggatggcgaGGGGAGAtggcggggagaggcggcggcgccggcggatggcgacggcggcgcggatggcgggggagacggcggcgcggatggcgaggggagaggcggcggcggcttggtcGCCAGTCGTCACTCCCTTCACCTTCTCGCTCGCTCGGTCAAGACGGAAGACGTGGTATGGTTCAATCCAGGGGCAAAAACGTGAGAAAAAAATACTACGTATTTGGGTGAATACCCAACATAATCCTTGAACTTTCGCTTAAAGATCAATTTAGTCCCTAACATTTCGTGTTGTCTAAACAAATACCTTAAGTTTATTGTGTGATTCAATATGGTCCTTAGACCCTCTAAACATGCCATGTatacatgccacatcatcaatgcATGCAAATTCAATATTTAAATGTCCTTTACACCCTTATGTTTTCAtaggaaataaagaaaaactattgagaaaacacaaaaaaaaaaagcttttgacCATTGGCAAAAATATGTAGCAttgatagataaaaaaaattaacattttttgttttatgattgcttcttcttgtttttcttttctttatttgatagaaaattgaaggttaaaatggacatttaaatGTTATCTTACATGCACGAATGACgtggcatgtccatgtggcgTTTTAAGTGGgtctaaggactatattaagcCGCATGATAATTTTTAGGGTCTTGTTTGGACATTATAAAACATGAAGGACTAATTCGACCTCTGAGCAAAAGTTGAAGGACTGAACTGACTATTCACCCAAAATATTTGGGTGGAAAATGTTTTACCACACAACAAAATGTAAAACATTTCAAACCATGGCCATTCGTTACAATTTTCATTGTTTCTCACGTTTTCAATGCACAAAATGTAAAACAATTTCCACTCGCATGAGTTAAAATGGACaaatctcggacgtccatttctcgatccaacggtgtaGGATAAGAGTTGCATAGTTGCACCGAATTAGGTGATTGCACCGGATACTTCCAGTCTTCCCCATAGTAGCTGGTGCTGACCTAGGTTCAGGATACCTAACTTGCGGAAGAGGTTTAGTGGTGGTCCTTAGTCCTTCatgtttgcattgttttatCCACTTAGTTCCAAATTGCTACtgtattttaattttcttttaaaagttcAAGTGtatttttaaattcgttttatttttaaattaagacCGAAAATATgcaaatttattattattatttttgaattaAGGCAAATGCTATATAATTGAAGTAGTTAAATTTGGTCCTTCCAagtaaaaaaatgcaaatttttaattttcttgtgAAATTTCAATTGCATtttaaattcattttatttttaaattaagacTGAAAAGATGCaaacttattattattaaactaaatagtattattgtttttaaattAAGGAAAATGTGTTGTCATtccaagttaaaaaaaaagggaaatttaTAGCTAGTGAGATGAATTATcattaatattataatataagtTCTCAAATTGTTTGCCTAAATTTAAAGTAAAGTAACAAAACATGtgatattttaaaagaaaagcaaTAGAACAAGGTAGAGTCAAGCGAGGAAACTCAATACCAACAAGCTAGCGCTCCTTTGTCGTTTACTTGTCCTGCGCACCCATTATATCCAGAACAGAGGTTCAGCACTTCACGTGGCAATTTCGTGCCTCCTCTAACATGGTATCAGCGCCAACACCTTTGACGCTGAGACATTATATCTTAGCGCCATTAGGATTGACGCTAAGGTCACGGTTGATTTTTGGAATTAGTTTTTGACATGGGTTattcttaaaataagttttataaaagggtcaatttgtcaaaatttcagCAAATTCCCCCCATTGCAAGctcgaaataaaaaaatttagattcGAGCAAAGTATGGTGATTCGTGGTTCATTCCACGAAACTAAATTAAGCACCGCAATTGCATTCCGAAGCTAGCATCTATGCATTGCCAGTTTGTCACAACAAAAGTGTGCGCATTTGACTGGAACAATTTAATGGTCTTCGGTACTGAAAATATTTTGTCAATGATCTTTGCTGAACATTTCTTCCAAAGTTTTCAGCCAGTTCATATATTGCCACCGCTCCTTCTCAACCAAATGGTGGTGAAGTAAGC
The nucleotide sequence above comes from Oryza glaberrima chromosome 11, OglaRS2, whole genome shotgun sequence. Encoded proteins:
- the LOC127755513 gene encoding putative gamma-glutamylcyclotransferase At3g02910; the encoded protein is MRSVQTPVEQKLSNGGGGVEAATMVFVYGTLKRGFPNHPLLAASGSPLVGTASTATPASLVVGPYSVPFLLPRPSSSSGSHLVSGELYAVSPRALVDLDALEGTHLGVYERRKVTVVVEGGSGEVVEAEAYFAHTSYTEAMWLRCGGEAAEIGEYTMEHAAKDLDPQLQVALKGYLVARGVNSKLASSLHHHLVEKERWQYMNWLKTLEDMFSHHLVEKERWQYMNWLKTLEDMFSKDH